In one Myxococcales bacterium genomic region, the following are encoded:
- a CDS encoding TonB-dependent receptor plug domain-containing protein, translated as MNNWLSRFGRTLVLSLAILTITFPAGAQAPVETQTPAEAPEEGDHTAATREKPEELEPLVEVPEVEDAPAPEQSKDIEEMVVLASGRDDFLKSMSVSVTSFSAAEIKTLRIQNIADLADFTPNLEINTRSAASNPTLFIRGIGLKDYNANAAGAVAVYQDGININAPAIQLGQLFDVSSIDVLRGPQGSVNGRNATAGAIMINSTLPDGETETSASFTYGNFNNINVEGAISLPIIEDLLSVRVAATANFREGLTTNHCANWDPESLGRPLLTETKIREYWANNLYPTHRNDQPSGTYFFTENDGTPNFHDHVKNHGTGIHEHLKGNPIPKFPLKANARFAEGPGTTDPARQISPDGVCVVALPGQLFFPLEPGNADPFWNSFTEDNPNILLPEDFQGLKKKVNNVDNWAARMILRFQPDVGEGMDWVLNIHGGQNLGDSKRLQALAAQFLLNQGDPFYKENLGFVTDVTSGANSTVFGTLPPLEGTRLVRGLEAFDSNDGDRKQGGRGGSDIDAGFYNQDGLELLDAYGTSLRGVWDTGFVKLTSISGFEWYERSIEDEGDYTAESSAAAILFDSAWQFSEELRIEGSGEDYEWATGGFTLYESLDASNIFPGLLSRRLEQFFEQTLTSGAVYGNAKYWLLDEVSVSVGIRYNHEHKKFTLNSNIEILGGNSVNSIPEASEQKVWTGVTGEVQLAWQPGGDWMYDARLDSLNMYIKFGRGMKGGHFNAGLTIQSNASQVQRIDPVEPEFINSVEFGFKSSWLQDRLHLNFAAFRYWYQNLQVFDYTNEFGELPIQRLLNSDARVIGAELEGTIYPLPGFKVQFGVSWLDAEFVDFFVTKAIGQPRGVGAVSPFDYSGNPLISAPDFSFNALVNYEISLSRWGTLVPQYTTSFRTRVYLDPQAVKIISQSAFWVHNARITYRTPDGRFEIAGWVDNFLEKRYRIDAFDVAIGQNQILEVWNDPRMFGLTASAYF; from the coding sequence TTGAACAACTGGCTAAGCAGATTCGGACGCACCCTGGTGCTGAGCCTTGCAATCCTGACAATCACTTTTCCCGCGGGCGCGCAAGCCCCTGTCGAGACGCAAACTCCTGCTGAGGCCCCCGAAGAAGGCGACCATACCGCAGCTACCCGCGAGAAACCCGAGGAATTGGAGCCTCTGGTCGAGGTTCCCGAGGTCGAGGACGCCCCCGCCCCTGAGCAGAGCAAGGACATCGAAGAGATGGTCGTGCTCGCCAGCGGCCGCGATGACTTCCTCAAGAGTATGTCGGTCTCGGTCACGAGCTTCAGCGCTGCGGAAATCAAAACTCTGCGGATTCAGAACATCGCCGACCTCGCCGACTTCACGCCCAACCTCGAGATCAACACCCGCAGTGCCGCATCGAACCCGACGCTCTTCATCCGGGGCATCGGCCTGAAGGATTACAACGCGAACGCGGCCGGCGCGGTGGCGGTCTACCAGGATGGCATCAACATCAACGCCCCGGCGATCCAACTCGGGCAGCTCTTCGACGTTTCATCAATCGATGTGCTCCGCGGTCCCCAGGGAAGCGTAAACGGACGCAACGCGACCGCGGGTGCCATCATGATCAACTCCACGCTGCCAGACGGAGAAACGGAAACGTCGGCCAGCTTCACGTACGGCAACTTCAACAATATAAATGTAGAGGGCGCGATCTCGCTACCGATCATTGAAGATCTGCTCTCGGTCCGGGTGGCTGCCACGGCGAATTTCCGCGAAGGCCTCACCACAAACCACTGCGCAAACTGGGATCCAGAATCGCTCGGCAGACCACTGCTCACCGAGACGAAAATCCGCGAGTACTGGGCAAACAACCTCTACCCGACCCACCGCAATGACCAGCCCTCAGGGACCTACTTTTTCACAGAAAACGACGGTACGCCTAATTTCCACGACCACGTGAAGAATCATGGCACCGGCATCCACGAGCACCTCAAGGGCAACCCGATCCCAAAATTTCCGCTAAAAGCGAATGCGAGGTTTGCCGAAGGGCCGGGGACCACAGACCCAGCGCGTCAGATATCACCCGATGGGGTCTGCGTAGTTGCCCTACCCGGTCAACTTTTTTTTCCACTAGAGCCAGGGAATGCTGATCCTTTTTGGAATTCATTCACAGAAGACAACCCAAACATTCTGCTGCCGGAAGACTTTCAGGGCCTCAAGAAAAAGGTCAACAACGTTGATAACTGGGCTGCACGCATGATATTGCGCTTTCAACCCGACGTGGGTGAAGGAATGGACTGGGTCCTGAACATCCACGGCGGCCAGAACCTCGGCGATTCCAAGCGCCTCCAGGCGCTCGCCGCACAATTCCTTCTCAACCAGGGCGACCCCTTTTACAAAGAGAACCTGGGATTCGTAACCGACGTGACATCTGGCGCTAACTCGACCGTATTCGGGACCCTCCCGCCGCTAGAGGGGACCCGATTGGTACGAGGACTCGAGGCGTTTGATAGTAACGACGGCGACCGAAAACAGGGCGGCCGCGGAGGGAGCGACATCGACGCTGGCTTCTACAACCAGGACGGCCTCGAGTTGCTCGATGCCTACGGCACCAGTCTTCGCGGGGTCTGGGACACGGGATTTGTCAAACTGACCTCGATCTCGGGTTTCGAATGGTATGAACGCAGCATCGAAGACGAAGGCGACTACACCGCAGAGTCCTCCGCCGCCGCAATCCTCTTCGACAGCGCATGGCAATTTTCCGAGGAGTTGCGCATCGAGGGGAGTGGCGAAGATTACGAGTGGGCCACGGGCGGCTTCACACTGTACGAGTCCCTCGACGCTTCGAACATCTTCCCGGGGCTCCTCAGTCGACGACTCGAGCAGTTCTTCGAACAGACACTCACGAGCGGTGCCGTCTATGGCAACGCGAAATATTGGCTGCTCGACGAGGTGTCCGTCAGCGTCGGCATCAGGTACAACCACGAGCACAAGAAATTCACGCTCAACAGCAACATCGAGATCTTGGGCGGCAATTCCGTCAACTCGATTCCCGAGGCGAGCGAGCAAAAGGTGTGGACCGGCGTGACGGGTGAAGTACAACTCGCTTGGCAGCCAGGTGGCGATTGGATGTACGACGCTCGCCTCGATTCTTTGAACATGTACATCAAGTTCGGCCGCGGAATGAAGGGCGGTCACTTCAACGCGGGGCTCACAATCCAGTCGAACGCCTCGCAGGTGCAGCGGATCGACCCAGTAGAGCCCGAGTTCATCAACTCGGTGGAGTTTGGGTTCAAGTCCAGTTGGCTCCAAGATCGACTGCACCTCAACTTCGCGGCCTTCCGCTACTGGTACCAGAATCTCCAGGTTTTCGACTACACGAACGAGTTCGGAGAGCTGCCGATTCAGAGGCTCCTCAACAGCGACGCCAGGGTGATCGGTGCAGAACTCGAGGGGACGATCTACCCGCTACCCGGGTTCAAGGTGCAATTTGGTGTCAGCTGGCTCGACGCAGAGTTCGTCGACTTCTTTGTCACCAAAGCAATTGGGCAGCCTCGCGGTGTAGGTGCTGTCTCGCCATTTGACTACAGCGGCAATCCATTGATCTCGGCGCCCGATTTCAGCTTCAACGCTCTCGTCAACTACGAAATTTCCTTGTCTCGGTGGGGGACTCTCGTCCCGCAGTACACCACCAGCTTCCGAACGAGGGTCTACCTCGACCCGCAGGCGGTAAAGATCATCTCCCAGAGCGCCTTCTGGGTGCACAACGCACGGATTACCTACCGCACTCCGGATGGGCGATTCGAGATTGCCGGTTGGGTCGATAACTTCTTGGAAAAGCGTTATCGGATCGACGCCTTCGATGTTGCGATCGGGCAGAACCAGATCCTCGAAGTGTGGAACGACCCGCGCATGTTCGGCCTGACGGCCTCCGCCTACTTCTAA